A region from the Halosolutus gelatinilyticus genome encodes:
- a CDS encoding 50S ribosomal protein L21e: MPNSKGPRQGTRKKLANDPRERGTSPPQRAIQEYESGQKVHLKIDPSVPKGRFHPRFDGHTGEVVGKQGRAFKVRIIDGGKEKTLIVSAAHLRAQDQDAVDL; this comes from the coding sequence ATGCCGAACTCTAAAGGCCCTCGTCAGGGAACCCGAAAGAAACTCGCCAACGATCCTCGAGAGCGGGGCACGTCGCCGCCGCAGCGAGCGATTCAGGAGTACGAAAGCGGACAGAAGGTCCACCTGAAGATCGACCCCAGCGTGCCGAAAGGCCGCTTCCATCCGCGCTTCGACGGCCACACCGGCGAAGTCGTCGGCAAACAGGGTCGCGCTTTCAAGGTCCGCATCATCGACGGTGGCAAGGAGAAGACGCTCATCGTCTCCGCGGCCCACCTGCGCGCCCAGGATCAGGACGCGGTCGACCTCTGA
- a CDS encoding RNA polymerase Rpb4 family protein, which yields MTIFKEIVDEEFLTVSEAKELLADIEAERALDEDRELRYELARAIEHVNRFAILEPEEAQELVDQLRDIEKVDEATAYKIANLLPRNRDELRSVYAQQRYSLSGDELDEILNVVAQYR from the coding sequence ATGACGATCTTCAAAGAGATCGTCGACGAGGAGTTCCTCACGGTTTCGGAAGCGAAGGAACTGCTCGCCGACATCGAAGCCGAACGCGCGCTGGACGAGGATCGCGAGCTGCGCTACGAGCTCGCGCGGGCGATCGAACACGTCAACCGGTTCGCCATCCTCGAACCCGAGGAGGCACAGGAACTGGTCGACCAGCTCCGGGACATAGAGAAAGTCGACGAAGCGACGGCGTACAAGATCGCGAACCTCCTGCCGCGCAACCGGGACGAACTCCGATCGGTGTACGCCCAGCAACGGTACTCGCTGTCGGGGGACGAACTCGACGAGATTCTTAACGTCGTCGCGCAGTACCGCTGA
- a CDS encoding DUF655 domain-containing protein → MSEADSDETTVRRAVVLDYLAHGLSDDGRPQYEKSPAGYALGIEDFRLYQVAFDENERVTIGTEVVVEPPEEREIVTEAHRVEYEDLSSGAQSELEYVVADLVEENEERFVDFYNDAQPITLRLHQLNLLPGIGKKLRNSILDERKRKPFESFEELSDRVSGLHDPDEILVERILEELRDDDLKYQTFVGRREQEQNQ, encoded by the coding sequence ATGAGCGAAGCCGACAGCGACGAGACGACCGTTCGACGCGCAGTGGTGTTGGATTACCTCGCCCACGGACTGTCGGACGACGGCCGTCCGCAGTACGAGAAGTCGCCGGCGGGATACGCGCTGGGTATCGAGGACTTCCGGCTCTACCAGGTCGCGTTCGACGAGAACGAGCGCGTCACGATCGGGACCGAGGTCGTCGTTGAACCCCCGGAAGAGCGGGAGATCGTCACCGAAGCTCACCGCGTCGAGTACGAGGATCTCTCCTCGGGCGCCCAGTCCGAACTCGAGTACGTCGTCGCCGATCTCGTCGAAGAAAACGAGGAGCGGTTCGTCGACTTTTACAACGACGCCCAGCCGATCACGCTCCGACTCCACCAGTTGAACCTGTTGCCGGGGATCGGGAAGAAGCTCCGCAACAGCATCCTCGACGAGCGAAAGCGCAAACCCTTCGAGAGCTTCGAGGAACTCTCCGACCGCGTCTCGGGGCTGCACGATCCCGACGAGATCCTCGTCGAACGAATCTTAGAGGAGTTGCGCGACGACGACCTCAAGTACCAGACGTTCGTCGGCCGGCGCGAACAGGAGCAGAACCAGTAA
- a CDS encoding helix-turn-helix domain-containing protein, translated as MRYVTVVLTPTEEYVCQQIEGEYVDPREIRIDGTLVATQEVIHYVNLLNDGTAVGVAQFSGDADRLAAIESDYPEILSCTVTGGETWLAYMHYEPDELQTTLLELIDAEAISIDWPMRETRDGLRVTFFGSEPALHRMIASIPDEMDLTLERVGEYQREMDDPAENLTDRQQEIVRTAIAMGYYDIPRDATQRDLADELGLSRGTIGEHLRRAEANLIRSVIV; from the coding sequence ATGAGATACGTAACCGTCGTACTGACGCCGACCGAAGAATACGTCTGCCAGCAGATAGAGGGAGAGTACGTCGATCCGAGGGAAATCCGGATCGACGGAACACTGGTCGCCACGCAGGAAGTGATCCATTACGTCAACCTGCTCAACGACGGGACCGCCGTCGGGGTCGCACAGTTCAGCGGCGATGCCGATCGACTCGCGGCGATAGAATCCGACTATCCGGAGATCCTCTCGTGTACGGTAACGGGTGGTGAGACGTGGCTGGCGTACATGCACTACGAACCCGACGAGCTTCAAACGACCCTTCTCGAACTGATCGACGCCGAGGCGATCAGCATCGACTGGCCGATGCGGGAGACCCGCGACGGGCTGCGAGTAACGTTCTTCGGTTCGGAGCCCGCCCTCCATCGGATGATCGCCAGCATCCCCGACGAAATGGACCTGACGCTCGAACGGGTCGGAGAGTATCAGCGGGAGATGGACGATCCGGCGGAGAACCTAACCGACCGCCAGCAGGAGATCGTACGGACGGCGATCGCGATGGGCTACTACGACATTCCGCGGGATGCAACGCAACGCGACCTGGCGGACGAACTCGGACTTTCGCGAGGGACGATCGGGGAACATCTTCGACGAGCGGAAGCCAATTTGATCCGATCGGTGATCGTGTGA
- a CDS encoding ABC transporter ATP-binding protein: MSASVEPGETRDAPSNAIAARNVELTYSDGTQAVRGIDLEIPEGEFFGFLGPNGAGKTTAIKTLVTLLRPTAGSVTVNGFDVVDDARAVRSSIGYMAQETSVDRELTARENIRFACETYGVPRSERAERIDDLLELVDLADVADKRAGDFSGGMQKRLDAATALVHEPPLVFLDEPTTGLDPKARNRLWEYFREINRRGTTVFLTTQYLAEADELCDRLSVIQNGHIVATDSPDALKSQVGGDVLEITIEDSTADKRTEAARIARESGLFADATIERTDDGIAIASERARRAGTDLLVALRDAGFTVTGFDVRSPTLDDVFLAITGETAREGASEAERPDASVRTEVGR; encoded by the coding sequence ATGAGCGCGTCCGTCGAACCGGGCGAGACGCGGGACGCGCCGTCGAACGCGATCGCGGCGCGGAACGTCGAACTCACGTACTCGGACGGAACGCAAGCGGTTCGCGGGATCGACCTCGAAATCCCCGAAGGCGAATTCTTCGGGTTTCTGGGGCCGAACGGGGCAGGAAAGACCACCGCCATCAAGACGCTCGTGACGCTATTACGACCCACCGCCGGCTCGGTGACGGTCAACGGGTTCGACGTCGTCGACGACGCGCGCGCCGTCCGCTCGTCCATCGGCTACATGGCCCAGGAGACGAGCGTCGATCGCGAACTCACGGCCCGCGAGAACATCCGGTTCGCCTGCGAGACCTACGGCGTCCCCCGGAGCGAGCGGGCCGAGCGGATCGACGACCTGTTAGAACTCGTCGATCTCGCGGACGTCGCAGACAAGCGCGCTGGCGACTTCTCCGGCGGGATGCAAAAACGCCTTGACGCGGCGACCGCGCTGGTTCACGAGCCGCCGCTCGTGTTCCTGGACGAGCCCACGACCGGCCTGGATCCGAAGGCCAGGAATCGCCTCTGGGAGTACTTCCGAGAGATCAACCGACGAGGGACGACCGTGTTCCTCACGACCCAGTACCTGGCGGAGGCCGACGAGCTCTGCGACCGTCTCTCCGTGATCCAGAACGGGCACATCGTCGCCACCGATTCACCGGATGCGCTCAAATCGCAGGTCGGCGGCGACGTCCTCGAGATCACGATCGAGGATTCGACCGCCGACAAGCGGACCGAGGCCGCCCGGATCGCGCGCGAGTCGGGACTGTTCGCGGACGCGACGATCGAACGCACCGACGATGGCATCGCGATCGCGTCCGAGCGCGCGCGGCGGGCCGGGACTGACCTCCTCGTCGCGCTTCGGGATGCCGGCTTCACCGTGACGGGATTCGACGTTCGATCGCCGACGCTCGACGACGTCTTCCTCGCGATCACCGGCGAGACGGCGCGCGAAGGGGCGTCGGAAGCGGAACGGCCGGACGCGTCCGTCCGGACGGAGGTGGGTCGATGA
- a CDS encoding ABC transporter permease, with the protein MSTTAEREPGREREIDGRAVGNSFAGDVWVTLKRWLRKNLRNPFVVLEALLTPLIFLVLFTEVFGQITGDALRDALGTDVSYVIYLTPAIVILSAMEAAGNSGIGLVDDMESGMLEKVLVSPTHRGAIFLGKALADVLRIVVQTGMILALGYAVLWIDTGGSVGTYVETGLPGLVGIFAIAVVFSLWFAAFSNIAALVTRDHESTVIWANLLQYPMLFLSSAFLPIEVLPEWMQVLATYNPVTYGVDAVRALMLGRDVLTVIDVTAFSGVWNTVVPAVAALGALGLALCGIATVLLYRTSSSRVD; encoded by the coding sequence ATGAGCACGACCGCGGAACGCGAGCCCGGACGGGAGCGGGAGATCGACGGGCGGGCGGTCGGAAACAGCTTTGCTGGCGACGTCTGGGTCACGCTCAAGCGATGGCTGCGGAAGAACCTCCGTAACCCGTTCGTGGTGCTCGAGGCCCTGCTGACGCCCCTCATCTTTCTCGTATTGTTCACCGAGGTGTTCGGGCAGATCACCGGAGACGCGCTCAGAGACGCGCTCGGAACGGACGTCTCCTACGTGATCTACCTCACGCCGGCCATCGTCATCCTGTCGGCGATGGAGGCGGCCGGCAACTCCGGGATCGGACTGGTCGACGACATGGAAAGCGGCATGTTGGAGAAGGTGCTCGTCTCGCCGACCCATCGCGGGGCGATTTTCCTCGGGAAAGCCCTCGCCGACGTTCTCCGGATCGTCGTCCAGACGGGGATGATCCTCGCACTCGGCTACGCGGTCCTGTGGATCGATACCGGCGGTTCGGTCGGCACGTACGTCGAGACGGGGCTGCCCGGACTAGTCGGCATCTTCGCGATCGCCGTCGTGTTCTCGCTGTGGTTCGCAGCGTTCTCGAACATCGCCGCGCTCGTGACGCGGGATCACGAGTCGACCGTCATCTGGGCGAACCTGTTGCAGTATCCCATGTTGTTCCTCTCGAGCGCTTTCTTGCCGATCGAGGTCTTACCGGAGTGGATGCAGGTCCTGGCGACGTACAACCCGGTCACGTACGGCGTCGACGCCGTTCGCGCGCTGATGCTCGGCCGGGACGTCCTCACCGTGATCGACGTGACGGCGTTCTCCGGCGTCTGGAACACCGTCGTACCGGCGGTAGCCGCCCTCGGTGCGCTCGGCCTCGCGCTCTGTGGTATCGCCACCGTCCTGTTGTACCGCACTTCGAGTTCGCGAGTCGATTGA
- a CDS encoding 16S ribosomal RNA methyltransferase A — MRDPDGLIARAGVRGDPDRDQHFLVDDRVLDRLPTYLEEIDADASHVLEIGGGTGALTDRLLAIADEVTVIERDRDLAAFLREEFADEIDAGELTVIEGDALAVDLPDFTASVSNLPYGVSSEITFRLLPEGKPLVLMYQQEFAERMVAEPGTSEYGRLSVSTQHFAEPELVESIPKEAFSPPPAVRSAVVRLVPRDPDYEVGDEDFFLRFVKALFTQRRKTIRNAIRNTAHISGLDDPDAVVEAADEDLLGKRADAVTPAEFAELAQLALDVGQPIE, encoded by the coding sequence ATGAGAGATCCAGACGGGCTGATCGCCCGGGCGGGCGTGCGCGGCGATCCGGACCGCGATCAGCACTTCCTCGTCGACGATCGCGTCCTCGATCGGCTGCCGACCTACTTAGAAGAGATCGACGCCGACGCGAGCCACGTCCTCGAGATCGGCGGCGGGACGGGCGCGCTGACCGATCGACTGCTCGCGATCGCCGACGAGGTGACCGTGATCGAGCGCGATCGGGACCTCGCGGCCTTCCTGCGGGAGGAGTTCGCCGACGAGATCGACGCGGGGGAACTGACGGTGATCGAGGGCGACGCCCTCGCGGTCGACCTGCCCGACTTCACGGCGTCGGTGTCGAACCTCCCCTACGGCGTCTCCAGCGAGATCACCTTTCGGCTGCTCCCCGAGGGCAAGCCGCTCGTGTTGATGTACCAGCAGGAGTTCGCCGAGCGGATGGTCGCCGAGCCCGGAACCTCCGAGTACGGCCGGCTCTCGGTCTCGACCCAGCACTTCGCCGAACCGGAACTCGTCGAGTCGATCCCGAAGGAGGCCTTCTCGCCGCCGCCGGCGGTCCGGAGCGCGGTCGTCAGGCTGGTTCCCCGAGACCCCGACTACGAGGTCGGCGACGAGGACTTTTTCCTGCGGTTCGTCAAGGCGCTGTTCACCCAGCGCCGCAAGACGATCCGGAACGCGATCCGGAACACGGCCCATATCTCGGGGCTCGACGACCCCGACGCCGTCGTCGAGGCCGCCGACGAGGACCTGCTGGGAAAGCGCGCCGACGCGGTGACGCCCGCGGAGTTCGCCGAACTGGCGCAACTGGCGCTCGACGTCGGGCAACCGATCGAGTAG
- a CDS encoding mechanosensitive ion channel family protein, whose protein sequence is MFDALTSDPTALDKLETIFNTLQLKLAVTFAAVGFLLIVLLSYRQLQDWLNERTQPLYSDIVTMTVLVGSGLLSLSVTLGTWGLTSDLQNISSQFGFGGETITRVVVTFILLVATFIVTRFARRLLKELLGSAAVVTDHQREVTHRITQVIIWSVSLVVILSVWVEDLSGLLVGAGFLGIVVGMAARQTLGTVIAGFVLMFDRPFEIGDWIAVEDDEGVVTDISIVNTRLKTFDGEYVMIPNDVISSSMVTNRSKRGRLRIEVEVGVDYATDVERASDLAKEAVSEIDRILDAPSPQVVGKAFGDSAVILGVRFWIDRPSGRRRWRARTEAINAIKRTFEDEGIKIPYPQRELSGRAETGGFQIADDRARGATDGTRDASDRGESEDRRVSPPEGE, encoded by the coding sequence ATGTTTGACGCACTGACGAGTGACCCGACGGCACTCGACAAACTGGAGACGATCTTCAACACGCTACAACTCAAGCTCGCGGTGACGTTCGCCGCGGTCGGGTTCCTGCTCATCGTGCTCCTCTCTTACCGACAGCTCCAGGACTGGCTCAACGAGCGAACGCAACCGCTGTACAGCGACATCGTTACGATGACGGTCCTCGTTGGGAGTGGTCTCCTGAGTCTCAGCGTAACCCTCGGTACGTGGGGACTGACGAGCGATCTGCAAAATATCTCGAGCCAGTTCGGATTCGGCGGCGAGACGATCACACGGGTAGTCGTCACGTTCATCCTGCTCGTCGCGACGTTCATCGTCACGCGATTCGCCCGCAGGCTCCTGAAGGAACTGCTCGGCTCCGCGGCCGTCGTCACGGACCACCAGCGCGAGGTCACCCACCGCATCACGCAGGTGATCATCTGGTCGGTGTCGCTCGTGGTCATCCTCAGCGTCTGGGTCGAGGACTTGAGCGGACTCCTCGTTGGGGCCGGGTTCCTCGGCATCGTCGTGGGTATGGCCGCGCGCCAGACCCTCGGGACGGTGATCGCCGGCTTCGTCCTCATGTTCGATCGCCCCTTCGAGATCGGCGACTGGATCGCCGTCGAGGACGACGAGGGGGTCGTCACCGACATCTCGATCGTCAACACGCGGCTCAAGACGTTCGACGGGGAGTACGTGATGATCCCCAACGACGTCATCTCGTCGAGCATGGTGACCAACCGATCGAAGCGCGGCCGACTCCGCATCGAGGTCGAGGTCGGCGTCGACTACGCGACCGACGTCGAGCGGGCGTCCGACCTCGCGAAGGAAGCGGTGTCCGAGATCGATCGGATCCTCGACGCGCCGTCGCCGCAGGTCGTCGGCAAGGCGTTCGGCGACTCGGCGGTGATCCTCGGCGTCCGGTTCTGGATCGACAGGCCGAGCGGGCGACGCCGCTGGCGGGCCCGGACCGAAGCGATCAACGCGATCAAGCGCACCTTCGAGGACGAGGGGATCAAGATCCCGTACCCGCAGCGCGAACTCTCCGGCCGCGCCGAGACGGGCGGCTTCCAAATCGCGGACGATCGCGCGCGCGGTGCGACCGACGGGACCCGAGATGCGAGCGACCGGGGCGAGTCGGAAGACCGACGGGTGTCGCCCCCGGAGGGGGAGTAA
- a CDS encoding HemK2/MTQ2 family protein methyltransferase — MGLRDRRGVETDVYQPAEDSELLARTVCDRLSDADPEDLVLEVGTGSGYVSGRIAEETAARVIASDLNPHAVQQARGEGVEVVRADLVTPFADGAFDVVAFNPPYLPTDPENEWDDWMERALSGGEDGRAVIDPFLETVDRVLAPDGVVYLLVSSLTGVDDVVERAGEEDFSAVAVADESFPFETLTVLKLFR, encoded by the coding sequence ATGGGACTGCGCGATCGTCGGGGCGTCGAAACGGACGTCTACCAGCCCGCGGAGGACTCGGAGCTGCTCGCCCGGACGGTTTGCGATCGGCTCTCGGACGCCGACCCCGAGGATCTCGTCCTGGAAGTCGGCACCGGCTCGGGATACGTCTCGGGACGGATCGCCGAGGAGACCGCCGCCCGCGTGATCGCGTCGGACTTGAATCCGCACGCGGTTCAGCAGGCCCGGGGCGAGGGTGTCGAGGTGGTTCGGGCGGACCTCGTGACGCCGTTCGCTGACGGCGCCTTCGACGTCGTCGCGTTCAACCCGCCGTACCTGCCGACCGATCCCGAGAACGAGTGGGACGACTGGATGGAACGCGCCCTCTCGGGCGGCGAGGACGGCCGGGCCGTCATCGATCCGTTCCTCGAAACCGTCGATCGCGTGCTGGCGCCGGACGGCGTCGTCTACCTGCTCGTCAGCAGCCTCACCGGCGTCGACGACGTGGTCGAGCGTGCTGGCGAGGAGGACTTCAGTGCGGTTGCCGTCGCCGACGAGTCGTTCCCCTTCGAGACGCTGACGGTGCTCAAATTGTTTCGTTGA
- a CDS encoding PQQ-binding-like beta-propeller repeat protein translates to MSPTRRALLASVGAASVAIAGCSELTDRSVTEPDPDDPPESGVDELPDPSRHVNGANGEWSTFGCNAAHTRAVADGEAPVDGVTERWRVEVAQLAYEDPVVVSGRVYFPDGDTLRVFDADDGTELWTFADVYTAPLLWDGVAYVSTHDAVLAIDSESGETLWERTFETPGRVTTTATYAGSSLICGVGEQVVSLDPEDGSVQWRRGVFGQVIDHTAVFMGYYSIVATEAGMVYALAENGIGWKRWQLPAAPTCPPSVDTDAVYVNCRNGTTHALAAGPNADAADGIQWSIDTGAADRGIGLANGVVFVANGRSLQAISSDSGTRYWEYDIGDWRHTAPAFGRDTLFVGGDRLRAVDPTPGGDPSDGPALRFERRFEGRVGPGPVLDDGTLYVVAEVEEEETYALLALE, encoded by the coding sequence ATGTCTCCGACGAGACGGGCCCTCTTGGCGAGCGTCGGTGCCGCGAGCGTCGCGATCGCGGGCTGTTCGGAACTGACCGATCGATCCGTAACGGAACCGGACCCCGACGACCCGCCCGAATCGGGCGTCGACGAACTTCCGGATCCGAGTCGGCACGTAAACGGCGCGAACGGCGAGTGGTCGACGTTCGGCTGTAACGCCGCCCACACCCGGGCGGTCGCCGACGGCGAAGCGCCGGTCGACGGGGTGACCGAACGCTGGCGGGTCGAAGTCGCACAGCTAGCGTACGAGGACCCCGTCGTCGTCAGCGGTCGCGTTTACTTCCCTGATGGAGACACGCTCCGCGTCTTCGACGCCGACGACGGGACGGAACTGTGGACGTTCGCCGACGTCTATACTGCACCGTTGCTCTGGGACGGCGTCGCCTACGTCTCGACGCACGACGCGGTTCTCGCGATCGATTCGGAGAGCGGCGAGACGCTGTGGGAGCGCACCTTCGAGACGCCGGGACGGGTAACGACGACGGCGACGTATGCCGGATCATCGCTAATCTGCGGGGTGGGCGAGCAAGTCGTGTCGCTCGATCCGGAAGACGGCAGCGTCCAGTGGCGACGGGGTGTCTTCGGACAGGTGATTGATCACACCGCCGTCTTCATGGGATACTACTCGATCGTCGCCACGGAGGCCGGGATGGTCTACGCCCTCGCAGAGAACGGGATCGGCTGGAAACGGTGGCAGCTCCCCGCGGCACCGACGTGTCCCCCGAGCGTCGATACCGATGCCGTCTACGTCAACTGCCGGAACGGAACGACGCACGCACTGGCGGCGGGCCCAAACGCGGACGCCGCGGACGGGATCCAGTGGTCGATCGACACCGGCGCGGCCGATCGTGGAATCGGCCTCGCGAACGGCGTCGTCTTCGTCGCCAACGGCCGATCGCTCCAGGCGATCAGTTCCGACTCCGGAACCCGCTACTGGGAGTACGACATCGGCGACTGGCGTCACACCGCGCCGGCGTTCGGTCGCGACACCTTGTTCGTGGGCGGCGACCGCCTCCGGGCGGTCGATCCGACGCCCGGCGGCGACCCGTCCGACGGGCCGGCGCTCCGGTTCGAGCGGCGTTTCGAGGGCCGCGTCGGACCGGGGCCGGTCCTCGACGACGGGACACTCTACGTCGTCGCGGAAGTCGAAGAGGAGGAAACGTACGCGCTGCTAGCGCTGGAGTGA
- a CDS encoding 5-methyltetrahydropteroyltriglutamate--homocysteine methyltransferase translates to MTEYVSTTPGLFPLPDWAKDDLSDLKGHQKHDLISGDEGEEIAAAYEEAREEVIDVQREAGLDRVAEGQLRWDDMLAHPLAVHDAVDTQGIVRYYDNNNFYRDPVVTDDLGFSGDVAGELEAAAELLDEDDSLQAVLPGPYSLADLATDDHYGDEAEFLAAIADFLEGEIEAFPEHETLFLLEPSLVENAPDDGQDERASEAIDRVASATDADIVVQPYWGALEEKVYAHLLDADIDAVGFDFVANREDNLYNIQEYGAAADVSLGLADGQNTLVEDPEAIRDRVEWVFDQLPVTEFETVYLTTNTETFYLPYATFEEKLAVLAEAADLAEVKAA, encoded by the coding sequence ATGACCGAATACGTTTCGACCACGCCGGGGCTCTTCCCGCTCCCGGACTGGGCGAAAGACGACCTCTCGGACCTCAAGGGCCACCAGAAACACGATCTCATCAGCGGCGACGAGGGCGAGGAGATCGCGGCGGCCTACGAGGAGGCGCGCGAGGAAGTGATCGACGTCCAGCGGGAGGCCGGCCTCGATCGCGTCGCGGAGGGACAGCTTCGCTGGGACGACATGCTCGCGCACCCGCTGGCGGTCCACGACGCGGTCGACACCCAGGGGATCGTCCGCTACTACGACAACAACAACTTCTACCGCGATCCCGTCGTGACCGACGACCTCGGGTTCTCCGGCGACGTCGCGGGCGAACTCGAGGCCGCGGCGGAGCTGCTCGACGAGGACGATAGTCTGCAGGCCGTCCTGCCGGGCCCGTACTCGCTGGCGGATCTCGCCACCGACGACCACTACGGCGACGAGGCCGAGTTCCTCGCGGCGATCGCCGACTTCCTCGAAGGCGAAATCGAGGCCTTCCCGGAGCACGAGACGCTGTTCCTGCTCGAACCGTCGCTCGTCGAGAACGCGCCGGACGACGGGCAGGACGAGCGCGCGAGCGAGGCGATCGATCGGGTCGCGAGCGCGACCGACGCCGACATCGTCGTCCAGCCCTACTGGGGCGCGCTCGAGGAGAAGGTCTACGCGCACCTGCTCGACGCGGATATCGACGCGGTCGGCTTCGACTTCGTCGCGAACCGGGAGGACAACCTGTACAACATCCAGGAGTACGGCGCCGCCGCCGACGTCTCGCTCGGCCTCGCGGACGGCCAGAACACGCTCGTAGAGGACCCCGAAGCGATCCGCGATCGGGTCGAGTGGGTCTTCGATCAACTTCCCGTCACCGAGTTCGAGACGGTCTACCTGACGACGAACACCGAGACGTTCTACCTGCCGTACGCGACGTTCGAGGAGAAACTCGCCGTCCTTGCGGAGGCTGCGGACCTCGCGGAGGTGAAAGCAGCATGA
- a CDS encoding methionine synthase, producing MSTKENKDQFRPDHHENDHFILTTVVGSYPKPKWLNRAKELYEDPDHKFDADDYQEAKDDAARLIAREHERAGLDVVVDGEMRRNEMVEFFAHRIEGYEFNGPVKVWGHNYFDKPSVVSEVEYTDSWLVDEYEFTADATDRPVKVPITGPYTLANWSFNEAYDSDDELTLDLADLVNEEIEKLVDAGARYIQIDEPALATTPDDHAIVGEALEHIVADIPEEVRIGLHVCYGDYSRIYPEILEFPVDEFDLELANGDYDQLDVFTDPEFTADLALGVTDVHVAEVESVEQIEENIKKGLEVVPPEQLVVSPDCGVKLLPREVAYGKMANMVEAARNVEADLDEGNVDVDREHAATADD from the coding sequence ATGAGCACGAAGGAGAACAAAGACCAGTTCCGACCCGACCACCACGAGAACGACCACTTCATCCTGACGACCGTCGTCGGCAGCTATCCGAAGCCGAAGTGGCTCAACCGCGCGAAGGAGCTCTACGAGGACCCGGACCACAAGTTCGACGCCGACGACTACCAGGAAGCCAAGGACGACGCGGCCCGCCTCATCGCACGAGAGCACGAGCGCGCCGGCCTGGACGTCGTCGTCGACGGCGAGATGCGGCGCAACGAGATGGTCGAGTTCTTCGCCCACCGCATCGAGGGCTACGAGTTCAACGGCCCCGTCAAGGTCTGGGGGCACAACTACTTTGACAAGCCCTCGGTCGTGAGCGAGGTCGAGTACACCGACTCCTGGCTCGTCGACGAGTACGAGTTCACCGCCGACGCGACCGATCGGCCGGTCAAGGTTCCCATCACGGGTCCGTACACGCTCGCGAACTGGTCGTTCAACGAGGCCTACGACAGCGACGACGAGCTCACACTCGACCTCGCCGACCTCGTCAACGAGGAGATCGAGAAGCTCGTCGACGCCGGCGCGCGGTACATCCAGATCGACGAACCCGCACTCGCGACGACGCCCGACGACCACGCGATCGTCGGCGAGGCGCTCGAACACATCGTCGCCGACATCCCCGAGGAAGTCCGCATCGGCCTCCACGTCTGTTACGGCGACTACTCCCGAATCTACCCCGAGATTCTGGAGTTCCCCGTCGACGAGTTCGACCTCGAACTCGCCAACGGCGACTACGATCAGCTCGACGTCTTCACGGATCCCGAGTTCACGGCGGATCTCGCTCTCGGCGTCACCGACGTCCACGTCGCCGAGGTCGAATCCGTCGAGCAGATCGAGGAGAACATCAAGAAGGGCCTCGAAGTCGTCCCGCCGGAGCAGCTCGTCGTCTCGCCGGACTGCGGCGTGAAGCTGCTCCCCCGCGAGGTCGCCTACGGCAAGATGGCGAACATGGTCGAAGCCGCCCGCAACGTCGAGGCCGACCTCGACGAGGGCAACGTCGACGTCGATCGCGAACACGCGGCGACCGCCGACGACTGA
- a CDS encoding nitroreductase family protein, with the protein MQRAASKAHELDDEVADHRDPDHEIDPLFVNRWSPYAMTGEALDEKEFLPLFEAARWAPSAYNNQHWRFIYAAREDDEWETFVDLLADGNRSWATDAAVLAVIVSKTTFDHNGEPAPTHSFDTGAAWQNLALEGARRGLAVHGMAGFDYERAAEELDVPTEFAVEAMVAIGERAPPETLSDDLRERERPSDRKPLAEVLHRGGFRE; encoded by the coding sequence ATGCAACGAGCCGCTTCGAAAGCCCACGAACTCGACGACGAAGTTGCCGACCACCGCGACCCGGATCACGAGATCGACCCGCTGTTCGTCAACCGGTGGTCGCCGTACGCGATGACCGGCGAGGCGCTCGACGAGAAGGAGTTCCTGCCGCTGTTCGAGGCAGCCCGCTGGGCGCCTTCGGCGTACAACAACCAGCACTGGCGGTTCATCTACGCTGCGCGCGAGGACGACGAGTGGGAGACGTTCGTGGATCTGCTCGCCGACGGAAACCGATCGTGGGCGACGGATGCGGCCGTCCTCGCGGTGATCGTCTCGAAGACGACGTTCGACCACAACGGCGAGCCGGCGCCGACCCACTCGTTCGACACCGGTGCAGCCTGGCAGAACCTCGCACTCGAAGGTGCGCGCCGCGGCCTCGCCGTTCACGGGATGGCCGGGTTCGACTACGAACGCGCGGCCGAGGAACTCGACGTTCCGACGGAGTTCGCGGTCGAAGCGATGGTCGCGATCGGCGAGCGCGCGCCGCCCGAGACGCTGTCCGACGACCTCCGCGAGCGCGAACGGCCGAGCGATCGCAAGCCCCTCGCGGAGGTGCTCCACCGCGGCGGCTTCCGGGAGTAA